One window of Cydia pomonella isolate Wapato2018A chromosome 7, ilCydPomo1, whole genome shotgun sequence genomic DNA carries:
- the LOC133519783 gene encoding LOW QUALITY PROTEIN: uncharacterized protein LOC133519783 (The sequence of the model RefSeq protein was modified relative to this genomic sequence to represent the inferred CDS: deleted 1 base in 1 codon) — protein MYTIVVVLKQGWHVAASGQSSPRGRPVDPPWKPRTERSTLAMTDDIPDTGAVFTFGKSHFADNEPSHFFIKNDPIVAISCGDEHSAVICQNGRVFVFGGNAWGQLGLGHKDEVTRPSCVKWLKPHRAMFVACGRAHTVFVTDTNSVYSVGCNDEGQLGTGDLEHHTVPQYVEIDDQPNIRQVSAGSNHTAILTDDGRVFVCGSNTEGQLGLGEDTRSTTKFTELKFMEKIAFVECGYYHTVFITTQGAVFVTGDNENQKLGIPNTATTVYVPEVLPLDIPIKSACCGASHTFLLSMDETKILAFGSNERGQLAMPQDIEFLAEPKEIDMEKMFEGYQLKLVACGAMHTAFVTDNGLLYTCGESRHNKLCLDDNDGYSNESNQYSPKRVTAMNGFIVDNVACGGCHTLLTATKGSNADFTNNDFNVVSEETRLVSLTELPPLKVPINKSDELHTMEDITNSNVDVNTDNINGNVDETGSIDSLEANVSGSHIVNINDLENDNGSTQGIEDIKDELDSTTSALKAEAMHAMESMDTMLDNAVEKVEAHAKETTDNIKAAANDVYQAASDKAQEKIEVVEDIIKKTEAKITPKIDDMKRALQIPDKIVEVANSPPPKSPILQELLHIPDLSQMSPNLSKDSDDGQKSETGQSENETIPCGSDKSSPQAGKGAKTQAVLPILRSEDHIDNDDVEQNEESDVVVNKMAEKGRFARIFQNIRDKENSCMGKGKVIEENVVENLHKGIDHAEQSVHKVEETVETEIRNQTNSRTCTIL, from the exons ATGTACACAATAGTGGTGGTTTTAAAGCAAGGGTGGCACGTGGCGGCCAGCGGTCAGTCGTCACCCCGCGGTCGACCGGTCGATCCGCCATGGAAACCTCGCACTGAACGCTCAACACTA GCCATGACCGATGACATACCAG aTACGGGCGCCGTTTTCACGTTCGGCAAGTCCCACTTTGCCGACAACGAGCCGAGCCACTTCTTTATAAAGAATGATCCTATTGTCGCTATTTCTTGCGGTGACGAGCATAGCGCCGTCATATGCC AAAATGGGCGAGTGTTCGTGTTCGGCGGGAACGCATGGGGGCAGCTGGGTCTCGGCCACAAGGATGAGGTGACGCGGCCGTCGTGCGTTAAATGGCTTAAGCCACATCGCGCCATGTTCGTGGCATGCGGTCGCGCGCATACTGTCTTCGTCACAG ACACCAACTCAGTGTACTCTGTGGGCTGCAACGATGAGGGGCAGCTGGGTACCGGCGACTTGGAGCACCACACGGTACCACAGTACGTGGAGATAGACGACCAGCCCAACATTAGACAGGTGTCGGCAGGGAGCAACCACACAGCGATACTGACTG ACGACGGCAGAGTATTCGTATGTGGCTCGAACACCGAGGGCCAGCTCGGGCTCGGCGAAGACACGAGATCAACCACAAAGTTCACCGAACTCAAGTTCATGGAGAAAATCGCCTTCGTTGAGTGCGGATACTATCACACggtttttattacaa CCCAAGGTGCAGTCTTCGTGACGGGAGACAACGAAAACCAAAAGCTAGGCATCCCAAACACAGCGACCACTGTATACGTGCCCGAAGTTCTGCCTCTTGACATTCCTATCAAAAGCGCGTGTTGCGGGGCTTCCCACACTTTCCTCTTGTCTATGGACGAGACAAAAATCTTGGCCTTCGGCTCTAATGAGAGAGGACAGCTAGCAATGCCCCAGGACATAGAGTTTTTGGCTGAGCCAAAGGAAATTGACATGGAGAAAATGTTTGAGGGATATCAGTTGAAACTGGTCGCGTGTGGAGCTATGCATACGGCATTTGTTACGG ataacgGCCTCTTATACACCTGCGGCGAGTCCAGGCACAACAAGTTGTGTTTAGACGACAATGACGGCTATTCAAACGAGTCCAATCAATACTCGCCAAAGCGGGTCACCGCCATGAATGGCTTTATTGTCGACAACGTGGCCTGCGGCGGCTGCCACACTCTACTCACCGCCACCAAGGGCTCCAACGCAGACTTTACCAACAACGACTTTAACGTAGTCAGCGAAGAAACCAGACTCGTATCCCTAACGGAATTACCACCCCTAAAAGTACCCATAAACAAAAGTGACGAACTGCACACTATGGAGGATATTACCAACTCGAATGTCGACGTAAACACTGATAACATCAATGGAAACGTCGATGAAACCGGATCGATCGATTCGCTGGAAGCCAACGTGAGCGGGTCGCATATTGTAAACATAAACGACCTTGAGAATGACAATGGAAGCACACAAGGCATTGAGGATATTAAAGATGAGTTGGATTCGACTACATCCGCTCTTAAAGCTGAAGCAATGCATGCCATGGAGTCTATGGATACTATGCTGGATAATGCAGTCGAAAAAGTAGAGGCACATGCGAAAGAAACAACCGATAATATAAAAGCAGCGGCAAATGATGTGTATCAAGCAGCATCAGATAAAGCCCAGGAGAAAATCGAGGTTGTTGAAGATATTATAAAGAAAACTGAAGCAAAAATAACTCCTAAAATAGACGACATGAAAAGGGCGTTGCAAATACCCGACAAAATTGTTGAAGTAGCAAATTCACCACCACCGAAATCGCCTATTTTACAAGAACTGCTGCATATACCGGACTTGTCTCAAATGAGCCCGAATTTGAGCAAAGATAGCGACGATGGCCAGAAAAGCGAGACTGGCCAGTCAGAGAATGAAACGATTCCTTGTGGATCGGACAAATCAAGTCCTCAGGCAGGAAAAGGCGCTAAAACACAAGccgtgctacccatactaaggAGCGAGGACCATATAGATAATGACGATGTAGAACAAAACGAGGAGAGCGATGTTGTGGTCAACAAAATGGCTGAAAAAGGAAGATTTGCCCGCATATTTCAGAACATAAGAGACAAAGAGAATTCTTGTATGGGCAAGGGGAAAGTTATAGAAGAAAATGTTGTAG aaaatttACACAAGGGCATCGATCACGCTGAGCAGTCCGTGCACAAAGTAGAAGAGACAGTCGAGACCGAAATCAGGAATCAGACGAACTCTAGAACATGCACTATATTATAA
- the LOC133519792 gene encoding eukaryotic translation initiation factor 4E-like: MAGNNTEEVEGSATTDVKTNSAAEVPPEFLIKHPLQNTWSLWFYDNDRNKTWEENLIELTTFDTVEDFWRLYHHIKLPSELRQGHDYAVFKQGIRPMWEDDANKMGGRWLISLEKKQRNSDLDRFWLDVVLLLIGENFENADEICGAVVNVRPKLDKIGVWTADASKQHATIEIGRKLKEQLGIHGKIGFQVHRDTMVKHSSATKNLYTV, encoded by the exons ATGGCCGGAAATAATACCGAAGAAGTAGAG GGGTCCGCGACGACCGATGTGAAGACCAACAGTGCTGCAGAAGTACCGCCAGAGTTCCTTATCAAACACCCTCTACAGAACACTTGGAGCCTTTGGTTTTACGACAATGACAGAAACAAAACTTGGGAAGAGAACCTGATAGAACTCACCACATTTGATACAGTTGAGGACTTTTGGAG ACTATACCACCACATAAAGCTACCGTCAGAACTGCGCCAAGGCCACGACTATGCAGTGTTCAAACAGGGCATCCGTCCCATGTGGGAGGATGACGCCAACAAGATGGGAGGCAGATGGCTTATCAGTCTTGAGAAGAAACAGCGTAACTCTGACTTGGACCGATTTTGGTTAGATGTG GTTCTTTTACTCATTGGGGAGAATTTCGAGAATGCTGATGAAATTTGCGGTGCAGTTGTGAATGTTAGGCCTAAACTTGATAAAATAG GTGTGTGGACAGCGGATGCTTCGAAACAGCATGCTACTATAGAGATTGGCAGAAAACTGAAGGAGCAGCTCGGAATCCATGGAAAAATCGGCTTCCAGGTGCATAGAGACACTATGGTCAAACACAGCTCGGCCACCAAGAATCTGTATACTGTTTAG